One Mercurialis annua linkage group LG3, ddMerAnnu1.2, whole genome shotgun sequence DNA window includes the following coding sequences:
- the LOC126674011 gene encoding methyl-CpG-binding domain-containing protein 9 isoform X1, with translation MELTDSTAIATRSALAIDLNEIPTHSSPPVPVPVPESTPSRPDRAQLDPYSVVRSFYQNPGPASGAAACLSEEESTLACGRCGKPEACKEEEAVICDGCERAFHLACAGVRDEVAEQFGDWICVECVNDGVKSKRWRLGANKSNRILDINASPPKDCDVDSDECSYVRKDALGDSSASGSICDAQVTYSNCMHAGNEFQPFDCKKGSGLMMASGVGYADILHHAQTVDRSLEEKDLDFPLGRLRSSNNTAIRLPSRSTNEILLQGLKEYVSERHGILEEGWHVELKHSMIDYELYAAYSSPDGKTFGSMSEVACYLGLSPSCNAVDTDTRSDASPYLQERSHLFKKRKSKRIPLANCFSEDKQASVNGYHKGLLPNGHQNIEGDAEFGKVTEIYARREENAKPLPSDERLSIQFEDFFIISLGEIDRRPSYHDHQLIWPVGFRSCWHDRVTGSLFICDVLDGGDSGPVFKVRRFSCSAMPLPDVSTILSSKNPDQFAGLNSKELNDVIYDDMDHDNNSSIEMILSYAPPPTEYDILTCLRHTSIGNCSNQTSDILQNSSLDSRCEGLPSCSKRMGDEIGEFSVEARSSSSAWRLVSQKLIDVCFELYKQKGMIKLYCKHVDYETGSVTQDTEEKTGIISFASLAKFCSSPRLIGIPLEYHGEADSLSIALSKWLDQDRFGFDADFVQEIIEQLPGVDACSKYEVLVNRSNHSMSLTVGNGVIMAKIKGGADLGESSRRCKIPRLGKHCQTDDHCRPQGRLLCSKLPDVLVGDLYQVWELLCRFHGTLGLKEPLSLRELEEELINPWFDCIKFSENFRKIIGGQVVNLDKVDGMTGPISSSFQESSKSINEDTSQVLMQVDKGGTFDYSEDRLASVTHSKCFGAALTEVHSSLLSVLIGELQSKVAALVDPNFNSGEVKSRRGRKKDIDSWTPLRRSKLTTLPINELTWPELARRYILAVLSMVGNLESAEITARESGRVFRCLQGDGGMFCGSLVGVAGMEADALLLAEATKQIYGSLSMEKDVLTIEDEETAASNSCGKNNVNDGNIPEWVQLLEPVRKLPTNVGTRIRKCVNNALEKCPPEWAKKRLEHSISKGVYKGNASGPTKKAVISVLEDVLRDGLPQKFHEREKRKITIRVSDIIMKQCRIILRRAAAADGAKVFCTLLGRNVNSCDHDDEGLLGSPAMISRPLDFRTIDLRLAVGAYGGSHESFLEDVLELWNNVQTAFKDQSDVIELAEKISQNFETLYKKEVVSLIQKFEEFAKLDHLSAETKKDLDNILASTSEIPKAPWDEGICKVCGVDRDDNSVLLCDTCDAEYHTYCLNPPLAKIPEGNWYCPSCVGVHINQEASVRTRITSQASSKRHQGEITRAFFETLMQFAAAMEEKDYWDFGIDERTFLLKFLCDEFLNSALVRQHLEQCVEVTAELQQKLRSLSVEWKNLKSREEFLALRVKDGLVSAVTDQGKSVGPPPDFSAAPSVDSSQHGNEVNGFVENSSENNYEKNPSRDSQTIDPLCNQVQIKDLDAVMDDSNAPSKDTNKPLKQSQLLLSNHLPQLGQRDETLCRDNFQRSMERDSSILIPPPDHSGSSHQSEMNIHIVDNLPSANMTESQAYHTELSTIKDGVFRVQHLIRSIESQLLKQSMRMEFLGWDSRGRMYWASATPGGRPLIKVDGSFTFAQENYRFETASSGTDTSLNLEGSRACFPSLFNPNFAVGVSSAWVSYETDSEIKELIGWLSDSSQKEIELKETIMQWLKPRFREAQQTTDQNEEECQIDWSIIRKNDENTFSNPLVTKATLFLEKKHGACTELDITDMPKKRRKRSGWKNEEKTYRCDCLELIWPSRLHCRSCHRTFFTDVEFEKHNNGRCSSVTHPHEKSEETNGSSKGSGNVKIEVSRKENISKANKIKSSLSELGSRMIKFQNEGIKCPFDLLDICSKFATKDSNKELVQDIGLIGSNGILSFITSISPYLDDSVLMAISPEKDIIILDDECYTDERRVFTQGSRRESNAGIESLSNNCTRKASTQEIDRVVKTNKPSLGRLRQWEEKSSLDNSSFEMGPGHYCVVSEASLRPLVGKVSYILKKLKIDLLDMEAALHEEALRPAKGHVSRRWAWRTHVKFSESIYQMVQATVMLEEMIKTEYLRNEWWYWSSLTAAAKTSTVASLALRIYSLDACIIYEKTFSLGPSENLKPSSMVKQQPLHDLESAEKCKITRTSNKKRKEPEG, from the exons ATGGAACTCACCGATTCAACCGCGATAGCAACTCGCTCTGCTCTCGCAATCGATCTCAATGAAATCCCTACCCATTCATCTCCGCCCGTACCCGTACCCGTACCCGAATCCACACCCTCCCGACCCGACCGGGCTCAACTCGATCCTTATTCCGTAGTCCGTTCCTTCTACCAGAATCCAGGCCCTGCCTCGGGAGCCGCCGCGTGCTTATCGGAGGAAGAGAGCACGCTAGCGTGCGGCCGTTGCGGGAAGCCGGAGGCGTGCAAGGAAGAAGAGGCTGTTATTTGCGACGGCTGTGAGCGAGCGTTTCATTTAGCGTGTGCAGGAGTACGTGATGAGGTGGCAGAGCAGTTCGGGGATTGGATATGTGTAGAGTGCGTTAATGACGGCGTTAAGAGTAAACGGTGGCGTTTAGGTGCTAATAAGAGTAACAGAATTTTGGATATCAACGCTTCTCCTCCTAAGGATTGTGACGTTGATAGTGATGAATGTTCTTATGTCAG GAAGGACGCTTTGGGTGATAGTTCTGCCAGTGGAAGTATATGTGATGCTCAAGTGACATACTCTAACTGCATGCATGCGGGGAATGAATTTCAGCCTTTTGACTGTAAGAAAGGTTCTGGGCTTATGATGGCATCCGGTGTGGGTTATGCAGATATATTGCATCATGCACAGACTGTAGATAGAAGTTTGGAGGAGAAAGATTTAGATTTTCCTTTAGGAAGGCTTAGGAGTAGTAATAATACAGCCATTAGATTACCGTCTCGCAGTACAAATGAGATTCTTCTGCAGGGTCTTAAAGAATACGTTTCTGAAAGGCATGGCATATTAGAGGAAGGTTGGCATGTGGAACTTAAACATTCCATGATTGATTATGAATTATATGCAGCTTATTCTTCTCCAGATGGGAAGACGTTTGGTTCAATGTCTGAGGTTGCTTGTTATCTTGGGCTGTCGCCTAGTTGCAATGCAGTGGACACTGACACTAGAAGTGATGCGTCTCCTTATCTGCAAGAAAGATCACATTTATTCAAAAAGAGAAAGTCGAAAAGAATTCCACTTGCCAATTGTTTTAGTGAAGATAAACAAGCTTCAGTAAATGGCTATCACAAAGGGCTCTTGCCCAATGGTCATCAGAATATAGAAGGTGATGCGGAATTTGGTAAAGTTACAGAAATTTATGCTAGAAGAGAGGAAAATGCCAAGCCTTTGCCATCAGAT GAAAGACTCTCTATTCAGTTtgaagatttttttattatatctttGGGAGAAATTGATAGGAGACCTTCATATCATGATCATCAGCTGATTTGGCCTGTAGGTTTTAGATCTTGTTGGCATGATAGAGTTACTGGATCTCTTTTCATATGTGATGTGTTGGATGGTGGTGATTCTGGACCTGTCTTTAAGGTCAGGAGGTTTTCATGCTCAGCAATGCCTCTTCCTGATGTTTCGACAATCTTATCTAGCAAAAATCCTGACCAGTTTGCTGGACTAAACAGCAAAGAGTTAAATGATGTGATTTATGATGATATGGACCATGACAATAATAGCAGCATTGAGATGATTCTTTCATATGCTCCCCCACCAACAGAATATGATATATTGACTTGCCTTAGGCACACATCAATTGGAAATTGTAGTAATCAGACATCAGACATTTTGCAAAATAGCTCCCTAGATAGCAGGTGTGAAGGCCTTCCATCCTGTAGTAAAAGGATGGGAGACGAGATTGGTGAGTTCTCAGTGGAAGCACGTTCATCTTCTTCTGCATGGAGATTGGTGTCTCAGAAATTAATTGACGTTTGCTTTGAATTATATAAGCAAAAAGGTATGATTAAGTTATACTGTAAACACGTTGATTATGAAACGGGGTCAGTGACTCAGGATACTGAGGAGAAAACAGGCATAATAAGTTTTGCTTCATTGGCCAAGTTTTGTAGTTCCCCCAGGCTGATAGGCATCCCATTGGAATACCATGGCGAGGCTGATAGTTTGTCTATTGCTCTATCAAAATGGTTGGATCAGGACAGATTTGGGTTTGATGCAGATTTTGTGCAAGAAATTATAGAACAGCTCCCTGGTGTTGATGCATGCTCAAAGTATGAAGTCCTAGTCAATAGAAGCAATCACTCTATGTCCTTAACAGTTGGAAATGGAGTCATAATGGCGAAAATTAAAGGTGGAGCAGATTTAGGCGAGTCATCTCGGAGATGCAAAATCCCCAGACTGGGAAAACATTGCCAGACAGATGACCATTGTCGACCTCAAGGGAGGCTACTGTGCTCCAAGCTTCCTGATGTTCTTGTTGGTGATCTATATCAG GTGTGGGAGTTATTATGCCGATTCCATGGAACACTGGGGTTGAAAGAGCCTTTGTCATTAAGGGAATTAGAAGAAGAGCTTATTAATCCATGGTTTGACTGCATAAAATTTTCAGAAAATTTTCGAAAGATCATTGGAGGTCAAGTAGTAAATTTAGACAAAGTTGATGGTATGACAGGACCAATTTCATCTTCATTCCAAGAATCATCTAAGAGCATCAATGAGGATACTTCACAGGTGTTAATGCAGGTGGATAAAGGAGGGACATTTGATTATTCTGAAGATAGACTTGCATCTGTTACTCACAGCAAATGTTTTGGTGCAGCATTGACAGAGGTTCACAGTTCACTCCTATCTGTGCTGATAGGTGAGCTACAATCCAAAGTTGCTGCACTTGTTGATCCAAATTTCAATTCTGGAGAAGTAAAATCTAGGCGTGGAAGGAAGAAAGACATTGATAGCTGGACTCCATTGAGAAGAAGTAAGCTTACTACTCTCCCCATTAATGAACTGACTTGGCCAGAATTAGCTCGGAGATATATCTTGGCTGTCTTATCAATGGTTGGTAATCTCGAATCAGCTGAGATTACTGCTCGTGAAAGTGGTAGAGTGTTTCGCTGCTTACAAGGTGACGGCGGAATGTTTTGTGGCTCACTTGTTGGCGTTGCAGGAATGGAGGCAGATGCACTT CTGCTTGCGGAGGCTACAAAGCAAATTTATGGTTCATTGAGCATGGAAAAGGATGTTCTTACCATTGAGGATGAAGAGACTGCTGCTAGTAATTCTTGTGGAAAGAACAATGTGAATGATGGTAATATACCGGAGTGGGTACAACTGCTAGAACCTGTTAGAAAGCTACCAACCAATGTTGGGACCAGAATTAGAAAGTGCGTCAATAATGCATTGGAGAAATGTCCTCCAGAATGGGCGAAGAAGAGGTTGGAACATTCAATCAGTAAGGGTGTCTACAAGGGCAATGCATCCGGTCCTACTAAG AAAGCTGTTATTTCAGTTCTCGAGGATGTTCTGCGTGATGGATTGCCTCAGAAATTTcatgagagagaaaaaagaaagattACTATTCGTGTATCTGACATCATAATGAAACAGTGTCGCATCATACTGCGTCGTGCTGCTGCTGCTGATGGTGCAAAAGTTTTCTGTACGTTGTTGGGAAGAAATGTAAATTCTTGCGATCATGATGATGAGGGGCTTCTTGGATCTCCAGCCATGATATCTCGCCCTCTAGATTTTAGGACTATTGATTTGAGATTGGCAGTAGGAGCTTATGGTGGATCACATGAATCTTTCCTTGAGGACGTTCTAGAG TTATGGAACAATGTACAAACTGCATTTAAAGATCAGTCTGATGTGATTGAATTGGCTGAGAAAATATCACAGAATTTTGAAACCCTGTATAAAAAGGAG GTGGTCAGTCTAATTCagaaatttgaagaatttgcAAAATTGGATCACTTGAGTGCAGAAACAAAGAAGGATTTAGATAATATTCTTGCATCAACAAGTGAGATTCCAAAAGCTCCTTGGGATGAAGGTATCTGCAAAGTGTGTGGTGTTGACAGGGATGATAATAGTGTTCTTCTATGTGATACATGTGATGCTGAATATCATACTTATTGCTTGAATCCTCCACTTGCAAAGATTCCTGAAGGAAATTGGTATTGTCCTTCTTGTGTTGGTGTACATATCAATCAAGAGGCATCAGTAAGGACTCGGATCACTAGCCAAGCCAGCAGTAAAAGGCATCAGGGAGAAATTACTCGTGCTTTCTTTGAGACACTTATGCAGTTTGCAGCTGCAATGGAAGAAAAAGATTATTGGGATTTTGGCATAGATGAG CGAACCTTTCTTCTTAAGTTTCTTTGTGATGAATTTCTTAACTCAGCTCTTGTTCGTCAGCACCTCGAGCAGTGTGTGGAAGTCACGGCTGAATTGCAGCAGAAATTGCGGTCATTATCTGTGGAATGGAAAAATCTCAAGTCCAGGGAAGAGTTTCTGGCTTTGAGAGTTAAGGATGGACTTGTTTCTGCAGTCACGGACCAGGGCAAGTCTGTTGGACCGCCACCTGATTTTAGTGCTGCACCATCAGTAGATAGTAGTCAACATGGAAATGAGGTTAATGGCTTTGTTGAAAACTCTTCTGAAAATAACTATGAGAAAAACCCTAGTCGGGATAGCCAAACCATCGATCCTCTTTGTAATCAAGTTCAAATTAAAGATCTTGATGCTGTCATGGATGACAGTAATGCACCTTCTAAAGATACCAATAAACCCCTAAAACAAAGTCAGTTGCTTTTATCAAATCACTTGCCACAACTAGGTCAAAGGGACGAGACTCTCTGCCGGGATAATTTTCAAAGATCTATGGAAAGAGATTCTTCAATTCTTATACCACCTCCAGATCATTCAGGATCTTCTCACCAATCAGAGATGAACATTCATATTGTTGATAATCTTCCCTCTGCTAATATGACCGAGTCGCAAGCATACCATACTGAGCTGAGCACAATTAAGGATGGTGTTTTCCGTGTGCAGCATTTGATTCGCAGCATAGAATCACAGCTATTGAAACAATCTATGAGGATGGAGTTCTTGGGTTGGGATTCCAGAGGTCGTATGTACTGGGCTTCGGCAACACCTGGTGGGCGTCCTCTGATTAAAGTCGATGGGAGTTTCACATTTGCACAGGAGAATTATAGGTTTGAGACTGCTTCATCTGGAACAGACACCTCTTTGAATTTGGAGGGCTCAAGAGCTTGTTTTCCATCCCTGTTTAATCCTAACTTTGCTGTTGGTGTGAGTTCAGCATGGGTTTCTTATGAAACTGATTCAGAGATTAAAGAGCTTATTGGCTGGTTATCAGATAGCAGCCAGAAGGAAATTGAGCTGAAAGAAACAATTATGCAATGGTTAAAGCCAAGATTTCGAGAGGCTCAACAAACCACAGACCAGAATGAAGAAGAATGCCAAATAGATTGGTCAATAATCAGGAAGAATGATGAAAATACATTTTCTAATCCTCTTGTTACCAAGGCCACGTTGTTTCTGGAGAAGAAGCATGGTGCCTGTACTGAGTTAGACATCACTGACATGCCAAAAAAGCGAAGAAAGAGGTCTGGATGGAAAAATGAAGAGAAAACATACCGGTGTGATTGCTTGGAGCTTATCTGGCCATCGAGACTCCATTGCCGCTCTTGCCATAGAACTTTTTTCACTGATGTTGAATTTGAGAAGCATAACAATGGTAGGTGCAGTTCAGTTACACATCCCCACGAGAAAAGTGAAGAGACTAATGGTTCCTCAAAAGGGAGTGGAAATGTCAAAATTGAAGTTTCTCGAAAAGAGAACATCAGCAAAGCAAACAAGATTAAAAGCAGTCTATCAGAACTTGGCTCAAGGatgattaaatttcaaaatgaagggATTAAATGCCCGTTCGACCTATTAGACATCTGTTCCAAGTTTGCAACTAAAGATTCCAACAAAGAATTAGTGCAGGATATTGGTCTTATTGGTTCGAATGGGATTCTCTCATTTATCACATCTATCTCTCCTTACCTCGATGATTCTGTGTTAATGGCGATATCTCCTGAGAAGGATATCATAATTCTAGATGATGAGTGCTATACTGATGAAAGGCGCGTGTTTACACAAGGCAGTAGGAGGGAAAGCAATGCAGGTATTGAGAGCTTATCCAACAATTGTACCAGGAAAGCTTCTACACAGGAAATTGACAGAGTAGTAAAAACCAATAAGCCATCTCTAGGACGTTTGCGACAATGGGAGGAAAAGTCCTCTTTAGACAATAGTTCATTTGAAATGGGACCTGGTCACTACTGTGTTGTCTCAGAGGCTTCTTTAAGGCCATTAGTTGGTAAAGTTTCATAtatcctaaaaaaattaaagatcgaTTTGCTTGACATGGAAGCTGCACTTCATGAAGAAGCCCTGAGACCAGCAAAGGGACATGTGAGTAGGAGATGGGCCTGGCGTACACATGTTAAATTTTCAGAGTCCATATATCAG ATGGTCCAAGCAACAGTTATGTTGGAGGAGATGATTAAGACAGAGTATTTGCGGAATGAGTGGTGGTACTGGTCATCTCTTACTGCTGCTGCCAAAACGTCCACGGTTGCATCCCTTGCTCTACGTATATACTCCCTTGATGCTTGCATTATTTATGAGAAGACCTTCAGTCTAGGTCCAAGTGAAAATTTGAAGCCTAGCAGCATGGTAAAACAGCAGCCATTGCATGACTTAGAGTCTGCAGAAAAGTGCAAGATAACAAGGACATCTAACAAGAAAAGGAAAGAACCTGAAGGGTAA